The proteins below are encoded in one region of Pseudomonas putida S13.1.2:
- the gyrA gene encoding DNA gyrase subunit A: protein MGELAKEILPVNIEDELRQSYLDYAMSVIVGRALPDARDGLKPVHRRVLYAMSELGNDWNKPYKKSARVVGDVIGKYHPHGDTAVYDTIVRMAQPFSLRYLLVDGQGNFGSVDGDNAAAMRYTEVRMTKLAHELLADLHKETVDWVPNYDGTEQIPAVMPTRIPNLLVNGSSGIAVGMATNIPPHNLGEVIDGCLALIDNPEVTIDELMQFIPGPDFPTAGIINGRQGIIEAYRTGRGRIYMRARSEIEDIDKVGGRQQIVVTELPYQLNKARLIEKIAELVKEKKIEGITELRDESDKDGMRIVIELRRGEVPEVVLNNLYQQTQLQSVFGINVVALIDGRPRLLNLKDLLEAFVRHRREVVTRRTVFELRKARERGHILEGQAVALSNIDPVIALIKASPTPSEAKEALVSTPWESSAVQVMVERAGADSCRPEDLPEQYGLHDGKYFLSPEQAQAILDLRLHRLTGLEHEKLLAEYQEILEQIGELIRILSSAERLMEVIREELEAIRAEYGDVRRTEILNASHDLNYGDMIPEEERVVTISHGGYAKTQPLSAYQAQRRGGKGKSATGVKDEDYIEHLLVANSHATLLLFSSKGKVYWKKTYEIPEASRAARGRPLVNLLPLEEGERITAMLQIDLEALQQNADLDEELEDADDTVLEGELVEAEEVDEEDGDTAEWVAEPTGAYIFMATASGTVKKTPLVQFARPRSNGLIALKLKEGDTLIAAAITDGAKEVMMFSDAGKVIRFAESVVREMGRTARGVRGMKLGKGQQIISMLIPESGSQILTASERGFGKRTPLSKFPRRGRGGQGVIAMGTKGRNGLLIGAIQVQEGEEIMLISDQGTLVRTRVGEVSSLSRNTQGVTLIKLAADETLVGLERIQEPSEDELDEVIETDEEGAEAEAPDNEDAAGAEEAPQE, encoded by the coding sequence ATGGGCGAACTGGCCAAAGAAATCCTCCCGGTCAATATCGAAGACGAACTGAGACAGTCTTACCTCGACTACGCGATGAGCGTGATTGTCGGGCGAGCGCTGCCCGATGCGCGTGACGGCTTGAAGCCCGTGCATCGTCGCGTTCTCTATGCGATGAGCGAACTGGGCAACGACTGGAACAAGCCGTACAAGAAATCCGCCCGTGTGGTCGGTGACGTGATCGGTAAGTACCACCCGCACGGCGACACTGCGGTCTACGACACCATCGTGCGTATGGCCCAGCCGTTCTCGCTGCGCTACCTGCTGGTCGACGGCCAGGGCAACTTCGGTTCGGTGGACGGCGACAACGCCGCAGCCATGCGATACACCGAAGTGCGCATGACCAAGCTGGCGCACGAGCTGCTGGCCGACCTGCACAAGGAAACCGTCGACTGGGTGCCCAACTACGACGGCACCGAGCAGATCCCGGCGGTCATGCCGACCCGTATTCCCAACCTGCTGGTCAACGGTTCCAGCGGTATCGCCGTGGGCATGGCGACCAACATTCCGCCACACAACCTCGGTGAAGTCATCGACGGTTGCCTGGCGCTGATCGACAACCCGGAAGTCACCATCGATGAACTGATGCAGTTCATCCCTGGGCCAGACTTCCCGACTGCCGGCATCATCAACGGTCGCCAAGGCATCATCGAGGCCTATCGCACCGGTCGTGGCCGCATCTACATGCGGGCCCGTTCCGAGATCGAAGACATCGACAAGGTGGGCGGCCGTCAGCAAATCGTCGTGACCGAGCTGCCGTACCAGCTGAACAAGGCACGCCTGATCGAAAAGATCGCCGAGCTGGTAAAAGAGAAAAAGATCGAAGGCATCACCGAGCTGCGCGACGAGTCCGACAAGGACGGCATGCGCATCGTCATCGAGCTGCGCCGCGGCGAGGTGCCGGAGGTGGTGCTCAACAACCTCTACCAGCAAACCCAGCTGCAGAGCGTGTTTGGCATCAACGTGGTGGCCCTGATCGACGGCCGTCCGCGCCTGCTCAACCTCAAGGACCTGCTCGAAGCGTTCGTTCGTCACCGCCGTGAAGTGGTGACCCGCCGCACCGTATTCGAGTTGCGCAAGGCGCGTGAGCGTGGCCACATCCTTGAAGGCCAGGCGGTTGCGCTGTCCAACATCGACCCGGTCATCGCCCTGATCAAGGCTTCGCCAACCCCGTCCGAGGCCAAGGAGGCCCTGGTTTCCACGCCGTGGGAATCCAGTGCCGTGCAGGTCATGGTCGAGCGCGCCGGCGCCGATTCCTGCCGCCCTGAAGACCTGCCGGAGCAGTACGGCCTGCATGACGGCAAGTACTTCCTGTCGCCGGAGCAGGCCCAGGCCATTCTTGACCTGCGCCTGCATCGCCTGACCGGCCTGGAGCACGAGAAGCTGCTGGCCGAGTACCAGGAAATCCTTGAGCAGATCGGCGAGCTGATCCGCATCCTCAGCAGCGCAGAGCGCCTGATGGAAGTGATCCGCGAAGAGCTGGAAGCCATCCGTGCCGAATACGGCGATGTGCGCCGCACCGAAATTCTCAATGCCAGCCACGACCTCAACTACGGTGACATGATCCCGGAAGAAGAGCGCGTGGTGACCATCTCCCACGGTGGTTATGCCAAGACCCAGCCATTGTCCGCTTACCAGGCCCAGCGCCGTGGCGGCAAAGGCAAGTCGGCGACCGGCGTGAAGGACGAGGACTACATCGAGCACCTGTTGGTCGCCAACAGCCATGCCACCCTGTTGCTGTTCTCCAGCAAGGGCAAGGTGTACTGGAAGAAGACCTACGAAATTCCCGAAGCGTCCCGCGCTGCGCGCGGTCGCCCGCTGGTCAACCTGCTGCCGCTGGAGGAAGGTGAGCGCATCACCGCCATGCTGCAGATCGACCTCGAAGCGCTGCAGCAGAACGCCGACCTCGATGAAGAGCTGGAAGATGCTGATGACACCGTGCTTGAGGGTGAGCTGGTAGAGGCCGAGGAAGTCGACGAGGAAGATGGCGACACCGCCGAGTGGGTGGCCGAGCCTACTGGCGCCTACATCTTCATGGCCACTGCCTCCGGTACCGTCAAGAAGACCCCGCTGGTGCAGTTCGCCCGTCCGCGCTCCAACGGCCTGATCGCCTTGAAGCTCAAGGAAGGCGACACCCTGATTGCGGCGGCCATCACTGACGGCGCCAAAGAAGTCATGATGTTCTCCGACGCCGGCAAGGTCATCCGCTTCGCCGAGAGCGTAGTGCGTGAAATGGGCCGTACTGCCCGTGGTGTTCGCGGCATGAAGCTGGGCAAAGGTCAGCAGATCATTTCGATGCTGATCCCGGAGTCCGGTTCGCAGATTCTCACCGCCTCCGAGCGTGGCTTCGGCAAGCGCACCCCGCTGTCCAAGTTCCCGCGTCGCGGTCGTGGTGGCCAGGGCGTGATTGCCATGGGTACCAAAGGGCGCAACGGCCTGCTGATCGGTGCTATCCAGGTGCAGGAAGGCGAGGAGATCATGCTGATTTCCGACCAGGGCACGCTGGTGCGTACCCGGGTTGGCGAGGTGTCCAGCCTCAGCCGTAACACCCAGGGTGTTACGCTGATCAAGTTGGCGGCCGACGAAACACTGGTGGGCCTGGAGCGTATCCAGGAGCCGTCCGAGGACGAACTCGATGAAGTGA